In the Lepus europaeus isolate LE1 chromosome 10, mLepTim1.pri, whole genome shotgun sequence genome, aaccaggcactgacATGAAGCGATTTAATACGCTGCATCACAACGCCTGCCCAAGaatttcatttcaaaaacaaGGTTCAGCTCATTCCGAGAGAGGAGCCCAGAGATGACAGAGGCACGGCCCTCTTAGCTCAGGCCCAGCAGTTACCTGGAATCCCTGGACTCTGGAAAGATAGTCCAGTTGTTCAGAGGGTCTCGTGAGAGGTCCATGGGGTACGTGGCCTGAAGAGATGTTATTCTTTAAAACGGTCTCGGCTGTGGGCGAGCTGCCCCCATACAACAACTCTCGGGCTATCATGGCAGTTACCGTGGCCTTGGCAGGGTTTGCAGCTGCCCTGGAGAAATCTTTGGTGTGATGTCCTTGGCTGACTCCTACAGCCTGGGCGACCTCGGGCACCATGGGAAGAATCCCAGCAGGCAGCTGCTGGTGACTGAGGTGAGGCATCCGGAACTCCTCCTCTTTACTGCCTAGGACGACAGAGACAGAGTCACCTCTGCTGTCCACGGCCCAACGGCACCCGAGCCCGCACGACCCTTCCGTCACTCACCCAGAGACACACACTGTGCGCTCCGTTACCAGGCACCTGCTGCCGGAACCATGCAAACCCAGGAACCCCATTCAGAGGGAGACAACACAAGGATCACACTTACTAGTCCCATTTTCATCCCCAGAGCCTGGTTCAAAAAAGGTTACttttcttccatcccctggtttctTTACTGGTGTCTtaagagaagcaaaaaaaaaaaaaaaaaaaaaaaaagggagaggggcATGAACATAAATCAAATCGTTGAAAGATTAGCTCCTGCCAAGTAACAAACTTCAACCAGCAATCAACAGAAAAACCCTCCCCTACCCAAAGTTGCCCTTCCTGTCCCTCCCGGCCACCAGTGTGTCCACCTCACTTGTGAAGGCACACACAGGaagcatgtgcatgtgtgttggggCGAGAGAGAGTGACATGTGGCCAGAGGGAGCAGGGGTGCAGCCGGGCGGAGCACACCAAGGCAGGATAGAGGCCTTTAGATGGGAGCTAAACAAGTCAAGACTATTCCTGGGCCGAATATCCAATCAAACAGGGCGGCATAAGAGCTGCATCCAACGTGAGTCTCCCTACGGGGAGGAAAGGAAGCCCCCGAGGGCCCAAGTCTAAAGCTGTGGCATGAGAACCAAGAGCCAGGCCCAGGGTCGATGCAGACTCCGCAGTGTCTGGAGTCCCCGTTATTAGCCTGATGCCATGCGTCACCGTCATCAGGACCAGCAGATGTGAACCAATCAGTCCTGTTCTCAAGCTTGTCCTGACAGCGTAACTCAGGGGCAGGAAATGCGGTCCCCAGGGGCTTCACTACATCCCCACGGAGCATTCTTGGCAGATCcagtggagaaaaacaaaatcccGTATCACTCTGCGCCAGATCTGGGCAGACCCTAACGTCCACCACCTAACTTCCAGGAAGAGCGCAGCCTGCTCGACAACTAACCAGACTCACACGTGTGAATTTCCATGCGTGCTTCATCGTAAGAGCACAAGGGACAGAATCATACTGTTAACTTCAAACGGAGGAGCAAAGCATCCCAGGTCACAAAGATACGAGAGCAAGCATGAGCGAACCCACAGCGGCACCTGGAGCCACTGGACACGCAGGTCCTCTCTGAGCACGTCACAGTGACCCGAACGCCAGCCTCTGCCGGGCAGAGCTGCGTCGCTGGCTGGAGGAGCAAGTCTCGCCCTGAAGTGCCGAGGGTGCAGCCGGGAGGCCACCTTGGGACAGGAAGCCCCTGAGCAGTCACCTTTTCCTCTGACTTGAGCGCCGGCTTCGTGGGCTGTGCCTGTGGAACTTTGAAACCCAGGATCTCCAACATGTTCTCAGCAGCGTTGCGTTTGGCCACTTTCTTATTGGTGCCTGTTCCCTCTGCAGTGTGGTTTCCAACCTTCACCTGCACAAACAGTCAACACACACACCAGCGCTTAAACACGCAGGAAACCAGCCTGGTTGGAAGCTCGGTGGCTTTAACACGAGTGCCTCAGTGGTCTGACAGagctcattttaatttcttcatattttaaagatttatttgaaagacagagttatagagagaaagggagagacagagagagatcttccatccgctgattcactttccagatggctgtgaCAACAAgcgctgagccaagctgaaaccagacgCTTCACTGAGATCTCccgtgcaggtggcagggacccaaacactatCCTGTTGCttctctcaggccattaacagagagctggatcctaagagGAGCAGCTCAGACTCACACTAGTCCCCATGGAACagcatggggtgctggtgttgcaggcggtagctttacacACTGGCCCCTGCCAtagtggattttaaaatattcaggaaTTTGTAAAGCTGGCTGTTAAATACAGCCATTATTAAACATAAATTTACATAAGCTTACaaattaagttatttttaaaagattttatttatttatctgagaggtagagttacagacagtgagagggagaaacagagagaaaggtcttctgtccattggttcactcgcaaatggccgcaacagccagagctgcgctgatcaggagccaggagccagatgcttcttcctcgtcccccacacagatgcaggggcccaaggacttgggccatcttctactgctttcccggaccatagcagagagctggattggaagaggagcagcagggactagaaccagtgcccatatgggatggtggtgccgcaggcggaggattaacctactgtgccatagcgccggcccccaaatgaAATGATTTTAACAGAGGCAAGAAATACTCAAAGGCACCACTGTACATCTCACATAATTTCTCATAGAATTATTTGTGCTCTCATGATCTGTACATGTCTACATCATGGGAGTATTCCATGAGGTCAGCTACTGCATATCTCCTCTCAACTCCACCATTACAGGTGTCACTTCCAAAAGCCCCCAACGGAGCATTCttggcagtgtgtgtgtatgtgtgtgtatgtgtgtgtattagcCGATATTCGTGCTGGACCTGGAAGTCTCCAATCTGAACGATGTACTTGTCAACGACGTGAGTAATCCCTTCGGTGAGCAGACAGTGACGAAACGACACGTGCTGTCCGACTGTCACAGGTGTGTGACATTTTAATAACGAGCAGGTGGATTCCTTGTCAACTGTGCACTGCGCATCTGCCCCATCACTAGAACTGCAGCAcgcacagacgcacacacacctTTCCTGTCGAACCCCTTCCCCACGGGCCGCCCTGTAAACACTCCCCAGCACACTcccgcctggccccctccccactggCCCTGCCGCAGGCAGCCCCAGACCTCACAGGACAAAGTTCAGGAAACCCTGACCTGGCCTGCGCAGAGCATCCTGGCACCAAATCCCAACCTGGCCATCTGGCAGCCGCTGCCCCTTGGCGAACTCCAGCTCCCTCTTGCAGAGAGCACGCCTCACTGTTCCCTCACTTCTGACGGGGGGACACCCAGGACTGGGCATGGCTCTTCCCAAGAAGGAAGTGCAGCACTCCCCCTTGTCCGCAGGAGTCGCTTCTAGGATTCCTGTTGGATGCCTGAAGGCACGGACGCTACCAACTCTGGCGATTACTGAACACAAGCACTGAGAGACCGTCACAAGCGATCTGGTGACCAACACGGCTGCCGAGTAACAGGGGCGTCCACAGCATGGGTCCGCGGGTGAAGGACAAATCACATCCCGATGGGGACGGCACAAGACTTCATCACCGCACTCACGAGACCGGCAAGTTAAGGGCTGAGTTGCTTATTTCTGGGATTGTTCACGTAGTACTTTTGGACTGCGAATGACTGGGTAACTGAAACCACTAAGGTGGGACTCCTAGACCCTGATTGCCACCAGAAAACGTAACTTCAAATCCCAACTACAGCCCACGGCCTGGTGAGGTACCTGCTAAGTAAGTTAAGCACAAGGAGAAACACTCCGTCCGAGCTGGAGCATCCTCCCGCCCACTCTCAGGAAGAGCCAACCTGGATTCCAAACTGAgcgaggaggaggggcaggaacaGAACCTCGGCTATCGCCTGCAGGACTTGACTCTGAAGACACCCTAAACTCACAGGAGAAGTAACGAGGCAAAGCATTCGGTGGGGCGAAACCCACCCTCACCTGCCGCCACAGCAGGGCTTGTGGTAAGCACAAAGCAACTACCACGGGCAGGAGAGCAGGGCCCACCAGGCCCGGTCTCCTTAGGGGGGCAGTTCAGCCCCTAGACCTTGAGAGACTTCAGGACTGGACGCGGTCAGAGGCAGCGGGGCAGTGCCCAGCCCAGCAGACCCACCTGCATCACGAACTCTCTGCGGCGTGGGAGGCCGCGCTCTGTGAGCAGCAGGTACTCGGGCTCCCGCTCCTTCTTCGCctgctggatctgggccagtctGCTGATGGGATTCATGCCCTGCCCATACTCCGGGCTCGTCTGCAGCTGAGAAACAAGGAAGGCAGAACGATGTGCTTGTTAATCACAGGAAAACCTGGGTCAAAGAGGGCCAACTCCGAGATCAGGACAGAGCGGAGTAGACACTGGGTACACATCTGCCGATGGCTCAGGTCTCCGAGTTTCTTTAAAACTGAAAGATGCTTCACATTGTCCATGATTACTCTAAGGTGACTTTAAGGCCTTAGTAACCAACAACATTTCCCTGTGAAGAGGCAAGCATTGCTGCAATGCCTGCTTCTGTAACAAATTAACACACAGCCAGAAAGAGGCAggaacaacttaaaaaaaaaaaaaaaaaaaaaaaaaagctttgaaaacTCCTCAAAGGTCTGTACGTTGGGCTTCTCACTTTCTTAACAAAACTCAAGGTCCAGAAGCCAATCAAGAGGATCCCCAAGCTGACATCCCCTGAAAGAAGAACCGAAGACTCCCACGCTCCTTTCCCGGGCCAGGAACAGACTCACCCACTCCACTGAACAGCAGTGGTTTGCAGGACACAGTaagacaggaaggaaaaaaaaaataaccatatATATGGGGAAGAATATGGATCTTAACACTGCAAACCACCACAGAATAACCCTAACATCCCATAAGGTCCCCAAAAGGAATCTTGACTCCTTTCCTGGGGTGAGGAAGGGGTCAGTAGGCTTTGATGCATCTGTTAGCGTGGTCCAAAAACCCAAAAGCAAAAGTGCACAGTAAAATGTCTCTCCACCTCGAGCCTCCCACACCCTGCCAGCCCCCCCTCTACCTTCAGAACCTCCAGGGCAGTGATCACAGGCATGGAGCCCTCCCAGGCCCCGCACGCAGGCCCCGCCCAGAACCTCCCTGCGACCGCGAGGGCTACAGAGCTCCTTGGCAGACGCGCACACGCACAGGCGACTTCTAAGCACAGCCTCAGCGGCCTCAGCTCCACCTACTCCGAGGCTCAAGTGCTGCGGCTGGAGAGGATGCACCGGGCCTTGCTtgtgacatcttccatctgtccCCTTTCACCCTGGGGACAGCACTCAGCCTTCTAAGCCTGCCTACCTCCTGTAAGCAAAGAAAACACCCTCTCTGTTTGGAAAGGTTCCTACCCGGCCGGggggctttgttttctttttgagccTGGGCCTCGTGCGCTCAGCTGCAGGCAGGGGCGGTAACTTCTTCAGCTCCTCGAGAACAGCTATGGCAGCATTCTTCTTGGAGATCTTCTTGCTCTTCCCTTCACCTTCCCCCACGAACTCCCCAACTGAGACCTTGGTCACAAAGTTCCTCATGTGCGGTGGGCCACTCTCCCGAGCCACCTGTGTCAGAGGGAAAGACTGAGTGAAAGCGCTACAGACACCTGCTCAAAGCCTCTGGGCACACTGCTTGGCACACCCACTTCCCAGGATGCACGGGGGCAGCATCCAGCACAGAACCCCCGAATGAAAGGAAGACGAACACTGACGAAAAATGGCAGGGATGATGTTGAATGCTTTTACATCCctttcttactattttttaagatttattttacttgtttgaaaggcagacacacacacacacccacacagatacaccttccatgtgctggttcactccctaaatggccgcaacagcagggacagggacaggctgaagccaggagcttcatctgggtctcccatgtgggtgcaggggcctaagtacttgggccattttccattgctttcccaggcacatcagcagagaactggattgtaagtggagcagctgggactcaaaccggtgcccacaggtGGGGCTGCTTACCCTGCTGCGCCATAACCCCAGcctctttttacttttcaaaCTAGCTTCTGTCCTGAGTCTGATGTGACCAGGATAGGCGGGTACAGAGACATTTCTACCAACTCCCATCAGAATTAATGACTAATAATTGAGCCTCACAAGCAATTATTCATTCTTTGCTGCTGGATTTTTAAATGCTGAGCTGACGCGCTCCTCCTGCAGCGGGTTTACTCTGAGTGCTCCTGAGCTTCTCCAGGCTTCTCATCCCGTGCCGTGAGCAGGGATGAAGTCACTCAAGTAACTCTGGGCAGTTCTGATCATTCATTTCCCACCAGAGTCTGAGCAGGCAGGGGTGGACTTCTACCCCGCAGGTGGGATTTCCAACAAAGGTTATTTACAATGTGCTGAATAAGCTTTATTCCACAAATCAGA is a window encoding:
- the STAU1 gene encoding double-stranded RNA-binding protein Staufen homolog 1 isoform X2, with amino-acid sequence MSQVQVQVQNPSAALSGSHILSKNQSLLSQPVMSIPPPASSLPSESAGRPIQNSALPSASVTSASAAAESITPTVELNALCMKLGIKPMYKPVDPYSRMQSTYNYNMRGGAYPPRYFYPFPVPPLLYQVELSVGGQQFNGKGKTRQAAKHDAAAKALRILQSEPPPERLEVNGRESEEENLNKSEISQVFEIALKRNLPVNFEVARESGPPHMRNFVTKVSVGEFVGEGEGKSKKISKKNAAIAVLEELKKLPPLPAAERTRPRLKKKTKPPGRLQTSPEYGQGMNPISRLAQIQQAKKEREPEYLLLTERGLPRRREFVMQVKVGNHTAEGTGTNKKVAKRNAAENMLEILGFKVPQAQPTKPALKSEEKTPVKKPGDGRKVTFFEPGSGDENGTSSKEEEFRMPHLSHQQLPAGILPMVPEVAQAVGVSQGHHTKDFSRAAANPAKATVTAMIARELLYGGSSPTAETVLKNNISSGHVPHGPLTRPSEQLDYLSRVQGFQVEYKDFPKNNKNEFVSLINCSSQPPLISHGIGKDVESCHDMAALNILKLLSELDQQSTETPRTGNGPVSVCGRC
- the STAU1 gene encoding double-stranded RNA-binding protein Staufen homolog 1 isoform X4 — its product is MKLGIKPMYKPVDPYSRMQSTYNYNMRGGAYPPRYFYPFPVPPLLYQVELSVGGQQFNGKGKTRQAAKHDAAAKALRILQSEPPPERLEVNGRESEEENLNKSEISQVFEIALKRNLPVNFESFPLTQVARESGPPHMRNFVTKVSVGEFVGEGEGKSKKISKKNAAIAVLEELKKLPPLPAAERTRPRLKKKTKPPGRLQTSPEYGQGMNPISRLAQIQQAKKEREPEYLLLTERGLPRRREFVMQVKVGNHTAEGTGTNKKVAKRNAAENMLEILGFKVPQAQPTKPALKSEEKTPVKKPGDGRKVTFFEPGSGDENGTSSKEEEFRMPHLSHQQLPAGILPMVPEVAQAVGVSQGHHTKDFSRAAANPAKATVTAMIARELLYGGSSPTAETVLKNNISSGHVPHGPLTRPSEQLDYLSRVQGFQVEYKDFPKNNKNEFVSLINCSSQPPLISHGIGKDVESCHDMAALNILKLLSELDQQSTETPRTGNGPVSVCGRC
- the STAU1 gene encoding double-stranded RNA-binding protein Staufen homolog 1 isoform X1 encodes the protein MSQVQVQVQNPSAALSGSHILSKNQSLLSQPVMSIPPPASSLPSESAGRPIQNSALPSASVTSASAAAESITPTVELNALCMKLGIKPMYKPVDPYSRMQSTYNYNMRGGAYPPRYFYPFPVPPLLYQVELSVGGQQFNGKGKTRQAAKHDAAAKALRILQSEPPPERLEVNGRESEEENLNKSEISQVFEIALKRNLPVNFESFPLTQVARESGPPHMRNFVTKVSVGEFVGEGEGKSKKISKKNAAIAVLEELKKLPPLPAAERTRPRLKKKTKPPGRLQTSPEYGQGMNPISRLAQIQQAKKEREPEYLLLTERGLPRRREFVMQVKVGNHTAEGTGTNKKVAKRNAAENMLEILGFKVPQAQPTKPALKSEEKTPVKKPGDGRKVTFFEPGSGDENGTSSKEEEFRMPHLSHQQLPAGILPMVPEVAQAVGVSQGHHTKDFSRAAANPAKATVTAMIARELLYGGSSPTAETVLKNNISSGHVPHGPLTRPSEQLDYLSRVQGFQVEYKDFPKNNKNEFVSLINCSSQPPLISHGIGKDVESCHDMAALNILKLLSELDQQSTETPRTGNGPVSVCGRC